A stretch of Rhinoderma darwinii isolate aRhiDar2 chromosome 4, aRhiDar2.hap1, whole genome shotgun sequence DNA encodes these proteins:
- the KLHL24 gene encoding kelch-like protein 24 isoform X2 — MVLILGRRLNREESGVRESPATKRKVFEMDQKLSGHEVFDFNSGSSHSESILQTFNEFRESRLFTDVIICVEGREFPCHRAVLSACSSYFRAMFCNDHRESREMLVEINGIFAEAMDCFLQYVYTGKVKITTENVQYLFETSSLFQISVLRDACAKFLEEQLDPCNCLGIQHFADTHSLKTLFTKCKTFAQQAFEVVVQHEEFLELGKAEVIDYISSDDLVVGKEEFVFEAVMRWVYHHVDVRRPMLHELLTHARLPLLHPNYFVQTVEVDQLIQNTPECYQLLHEARRYHILGNEMMSPRTRPRRSTGYSEVIVVVGGCERVGGFNLPYTECYDPVTGEWKSLAKLPEFTKSEYAVCALRNDILVSGGRINSRDVWIYNSQLNIWIRVASLNKGRWRHKMAVLLGKVYVVGGYDGQNRLSSVECYDSFSNRWTDVAPLKEAVSSPAVTSCVGKLFVIGGGPDDNTCSDKVQCYDPDTNTWLLRASIPIAKRCITAVSLNNLIYVAGGLTKAIYCYDPVEDYWIHVQNTFSRQENCGMSVCNGKIFILGGRGENGEATDTILCYDPATSIITGVAAMPRPVSYHGCVTIHRYNEKPFKM, encoded by the exons ATGGTTCTCATATTAGGACGCCGATTAAACAGAGAGGAGAGTGGAGTTCGTGAATCTCCTGCAACCAAGAGAAAAGTCTTTGAGATGGACCAAAAGTTGTCAGGTCACGAAGTGTTCGACTTTAATTCTGGTTCTTCCCATTCTGAAAGCATCCTGCAAACCTTCAATGAGTTTCGGGAGAGCCGCTTGTTTACTGATGTCATCATATGTGTGGAAGGCAGAGAGTTCCCATGTCACAGAGCAGTTCTCTCGGCCTGTAGTAGCTACTTCCGGGCCATGTTCTGCAATGATCACAGAGAAAGCAGGGAGATGTTGGtggaaatcaatgggatttttgCTGAAGCTATGGATTGCTTTTTGCAGTATGTTTATACAGGAAAAGTCAAGATCACAACTGAAAATGTCCAGTATTTGTTTGAAACCTCCAGCTTGTTCCAGATCAGTGTGTTGCGTGATGCATGCGCCAAATTTTTGGAAGAGCAGCTTGACCCATGCAATTGCTTAGGGATCCAACACTTCGCTGACACTCACTCCCTCAAGACACTCTTTACCAAGTGTAAAACATTTGCACAACAGGCATTTGAAGTGGTTGTCCAACATGAAGAGTTTTTGGAGCTGGGAAAAGCAGAAGTCATTGATTACATCAGTAGCGATGATTTGGTTGTCGGCAAAGAAGAGTTTGTGTTTGAGGCCGTCATGCGATGGGTGTACCACCATGTTGATGTCAGAAGACCTATGTTGCATGAACTCTTAACACATGCTCGGCTACCTCTGCTGCATCCTAACTACTTTGTGCAAACTGTAGAGGTAGATCAGCTAATTCAGAATACCCCCGAATGCTACCAGCTGCTCCATGAAGCCAGGAGATATCACATACTTGGAAATGAGATGATGTCACCAAGGACCAGGCCACGCAG gtctaCCGGCTACTCTGAAGTCATTGTAGTAGTTGGAGGATGTGAACGTGTTGGAGGATTTAATCTTCCTTACACTGAATGCTATGATCCAGTGACCGGAGAGTGGAAATCACTGGCAAAGCTTCCAGAATTTACAAAGTCCGAATATGCAGTGTGTGCCCTAAGAAATGACATTCTTGTGTCAG gtgGAAGGATCAACAGTCGTGATGTATGGATCTATAATTCCCAGCTAAATATTTGGATCAGAGTTGCCTCCTTAAACAAGGGAAGATGGCGTCATAAGATGGCTGTCCTTTTAGGAAAG GTTTATGTTGTTGGGGGATATGATGGACAGAACAGACTGAGCAGTGTTGAATGCTATGATTCGTTTTCTAATCGATGGACAGATGTAGCTCCACTAAAGGAAGCTGTGAGCTCGCCCGCCGTTACTAGCTGTGTTGGAAAACTATTTGTGATTGGAGGAGGACCAGATGACAACACATGTTCTGACAAA GTTCAGTGCTATGATCCTGACACAAATACTTGGTTACTACGGGCTTCAATTCCTATAGCAAAGAGATGTATTACAGCCGTGTCCTTGAACAACCTCATCTATGTTGCTGGAGGGCTCACAAAGGCAATTTACTGCTACGACCCTGTGGAAGATTACTGGATACATGTGCAGAATACATTCAGCAGACAG GAGAACTGCGGTATGTCCGTCTGCAATGGGAAAATCTTTATACTTGGCGGACGTGGTGAGAACGGAGAGGCGACTGATACCATCTTGTGTTACGATCCAGCAACCAGCATCATTACAGGAGTGGCGGCTATGCCCAGACCAGTCTCTTACCACGGTTGTGTGACAATTCACAGATACAACGAGAAGCCCTTCAAGATGTGA
- the KLHL24 gene encoding kelch-like protein 24 isoform X1: protein MVLILGRRLNREESGVRESPATKRKVFEMDQKLSGHEVFDFNSGSSHSESILQTFNEFRESRLFTDVIICVEGREFPCHRAVLSACSSYFRAMFCNDHRESREMLVEINGIFAEAMDCFLQYVYTGKVKITTENVQYLFETSSLFQISVLRDACAKFLEEQLDPCNCLGIQHFADTHSLKTLFTKCKTFAQQAFEVVVQHEEFLELGKAEVIDYISSDDLVVGKEEFVFEAVMRWVYHHVDVRRPMLHELLTHARLPLLHPNYFVQTVEVDQLIQNTPECYQLLHEARRYHILGNEMMSPRTRPRRSTGYSEVIVVVGGCERVGGFNLPYTECYDPVTGEWKSLAKLPEFTKSEYAVCALRNDILVSGGRINSRDVWIYNSQLNIWIRVASLNKGRWRHKMAVLLGKVYVVGGYDGQNRLSSVECYDSFSNRWTDVAPLKEAVSSPAVTSCVGKLFVIGGGPDDNTCSDKVQCYDPDTNTWLLRASIPIAKRCITAVSLNNLIYVAGGLTKAIYCYDPVEDYWIHVQNTFSRQVVGPSELNTVLKENCGMSVCNGKIFILGGRGENGEATDTILCYDPATSIITGVAAMPRPVSYHGCVTIHRYNEKPFKM from the exons ATGGTTCTCATATTAGGACGCCGATTAAACAGAGAGGAGAGTGGAGTTCGTGAATCTCCTGCAACCAAGAGAAAAGTCTTTGAGATGGACCAAAAGTTGTCAGGTCACGAAGTGTTCGACTTTAATTCTGGTTCTTCCCATTCTGAAAGCATCCTGCAAACCTTCAATGAGTTTCGGGAGAGCCGCTTGTTTACTGATGTCATCATATGTGTGGAAGGCAGAGAGTTCCCATGTCACAGAGCAGTTCTCTCGGCCTGTAGTAGCTACTTCCGGGCCATGTTCTGCAATGATCACAGAGAAAGCAGGGAGATGTTGGtggaaatcaatgggatttttgCTGAAGCTATGGATTGCTTTTTGCAGTATGTTTATACAGGAAAAGTCAAGATCACAACTGAAAATGTCCAGTATTTGTTTGAAACCTCCAGCTTGTTCCAGATCAGTGTGTTGCGTGATGCATGCGCCAAATTTTTGGAAGAGCAGCTTGACCCATGCAATTGCTTAGGGATCCAACACTTCGCTGACACTCACTCCCTCAAGACACTCTTTACCAAGTGTAAAACATTTGCACAACAGGCATTTGAAGTGGTTGTCCAACATGAAGAGTTTTTGGAGCTGGGAAAAGCAGAAGTCATTGATTACATCAGTAGCGATGATTTGGTTGTCGGCAAAGAAGAGTTTGTGTTTGAGGCCGTCATGCGATGGGTGTACCACCATGTTGATGTCAGAAGACCTATGTTGCATGAACTCTTAACACATGCTCGGCTACCTCTGCTGCATCCTAACTACTTTGTGCAAACTGTAGAGGTAGATCAGCTAATTCAGAATACCCCCGAATGCTACCAGCTGCTCCATGAAGCCAGGAGATATCACATACTTGGAAATGAGATGATGTCACCAAGGACCAGGCCACGCAG gtctaCCGGCTACTCTGAAGTCATTGTAGTAGTTGGAGGATGTGAACGTGTTGGAGGATTTAATCTTCCTTACACTGAATGCTATGATCCAGTGACCGGAGAGTGGAAATCACTGGCAAAGCTTCCAGAATTTACAAAGTCCGAATATGCAGTGTGTGCCCTAAGAAATGACATTCTTGTGTCAG gtgGAAGGATCAACAGTCGTGATGTATGGATCTATAATTCCCAGCTAAATATTTGGATCAGAGTTGCCTCCTTAAACAAGGGAAGATGGCGTCATAAGATGGCTGTCCTTTTAGGAAAG GTTTATGTTGTTGGGGGATATGATGGACAGAACAGACTGAGCAGTGTTGAATGCTATGATTCGTTTTCTAATCGATGGACAGATGTAGCTCCACTAAAGGAAGCTGTGAGCTCGCCCGCCGTTACTAGCTGTGTTGGAAAACTATTTGTGATTGGAGGAGGACCAGATGACAACACATGTTCTGACAAA GTTCAGTGCTATGATCCTGACACAAATACTTGGTTACTACGGGCTTCAATTCCTATAGCAAAGAGATGTATTACAGCCGTGTCCTTGAACAACCTCATCTATGTTGCTGGAGGGCTCACAAAGGCAATTTACTGCTACGACCCTGTGGAAGATTACTGGATACATGTGCAGAATACATTCAGCAGACAG GTGGTAGGGCCTTCTGAATTGAACACAGTTCTCAAG GAGAACTGCGGTATGTCCGTCTGCAATGGGAAAATCTTTATACTTGGCGGACGTGGTGAGAACGGAGAGGCGACTGATACCATCTTGTGTTACGATCCAGCAACCAGCATCATTACAGGAGTGGCGGCTATGCCCAGACCAGTCTCTTACCACGGTTGTGTGACAATTCACAGATACAACGAGAAGCCCTTCAAGATGTGA